In Candidatus Eremiobacteraceae bacterium, a genomic segment contains:
- a CDS encoding glycosyltransferase family 4 protein: MSEGDGATSTHLRRIACVLGAPPTARTLAGGDRHEFEVWQRWAARPDVEMHVIACWTGAQLAENLGYHLPLMLTESRASGIGALRLGYIARCLRALRRLPEVGHLDAVYAGSPFFYDVLPAVAAKIQGRTKRIIVPFYHVTPPPTNRTGNPLANLLAWIEQRVMLRLIARYADVVLVAYAGARDDLIRNGIAPTAIVTTGMGARAGLAAKAPPQFDAICIGRLTPAKGIIDLLDAWAILRRAVPAARLALVGGEMPGFDVAREIQRHSLAPAVQIFIGPSDDEVRELMSASRTFITASKEEGYGLAVGEALAAGLPCITFDVPAFAAVFPLGRHTARGTSAEALAQAIREVLTDEALYRRLHDEACSWRYSSWDEVADELWCECVEA, from the coding sequence GTGAGTGAGGGCGATGGCGCTACATCGACGCACCTGCGGCGCATCGCGTGTGTTCTTGGCGCCCCTCCCACCGCACGCACCCTAGCGGGCGGCGATCGGCACGAGTTCGAGGTCTGGCAGCGCTGGGCGGCCCGCCCCGATGTCGAGATGCATGTGATCGCCTGTTGGACCGGTGCGCAGCTCGCCGAGAACCTCGGTTACCACCTTCCGCTCATGCTGACCGAATCGCGCGCCTCGGGCATCGGCGCTCTGCGGCTGGGTTACATCGCCCGCTGCTTGCGCGCGCTGCGCCGCCTGCCCGAGGTCGGACACCTCGACGCTGTTTACGCAGGATCGCCATTCTTCTACGACGTGCTGCCCGCGGTCGCGGCGAAGATCCAGGGGCGGACAAAGCGCATTATCGTGCCGTTCTATCACGTGACGCCACCGCCGACCAATCGTACGGGCAATCCGCTGGCGAACCTGCTCGCGTGGATCGAACAGCGCGTCATGCTGCGACTCATCGCACGCTACGCCGACGTGGTGCTGGTCGCATATGCGGGCGCTCGCGACGACCTGATCCGCAACGGCATCGCGCCCACGGCGATCGTCACGACCGGTATGGGAGCGCGCGCTGGACTCGCAGCGAAGGCGCCGCCGCAGTTCGATGCGATCTGCATCGGCAGGTTGACGCCGGCCAAGGGGATCATCGATCTGCTCGATGCGTGGGCGATCCTTCGGCGCGCGGTTCCGGCGGCACGGCTCGCGCTCGTCGGCGGTGAGATGCCGGGCTTCGACGTCGCCCGCGAGATTCAACGGCATTCCCTCGCACCTGCGGTGCAGATATTCATCGGCCCCTCCGATGACGAGGTGCGAGAGCTCATGAGCGCGTCGCGGACTTTCATCACCGCGAGCAAAGAGGAGGGGTACGGGCTCGCGGTCGGCGAGGCGCTTGCGGCCGGTCTGCCGTGCATCACATTCGACGTGCCCGCGTTCGCCGCAGTATTTCCGCTCGGACGCCATACGGCACGCGGCACCAGCGCGGAAGCGCTCGCGCAGGCCATCCGTGAGGTGCTCACCGATGAGGCGTTGTACCGCCGGCTCCACGACGAGGCGTGCTCGTGGCGCTATTCCTCATGGGACGAAGTAGCCGACGAGCTGTGGTGCGAATGCGTGGAGGCGTGA